In Miscanthus floridulus cultivar M001 chromosome 8, ASM1932011v1, whole genome shotgun sequence, the sequence ACGGTGAGCAGCCGGTGTTTGCTAACTTGATGGAAAATGGTAAATGTCCAAAAGAAGTGATCTTTTGATGCTACATAGCTAAGAATGTATCTTTTGATGGTACATAGCAAAAGATGAGATCTTTCAATGGTATGCACCCAATTTTCCCTTGAGTCATTCGTTGTTCGTTGTGGCCTTCGGAGGTCGTTAAAATGCCCCCTTCGGTCTTCGGACTATGTGAAGTGGGCGTTCTCTACGCGGTGCTTAGCTGTGTGCCTGTGTCGGGTCGGGAATGATGCTTGTGCTGTTCTAGGTGGATTTGCGTCTACCGCTGTGGTTTAGACTGTCTCGGGAGCTCTCTTCTTTCATTTGCAACTAATTAACCCCATGTCCTGGCCACTGTAAATAGAGTCTCTGCCAACTAATCACAGGATGTGCCGGTTTCTGTGTTAGGCAAGGGAACACGGTGTCACATCCTAGTGTCCCATGATATTGCTCTGTTCTGACCTATCTGTACGCTGCCAGCTAATAGTGGTACACTTAAGCTTGTCATTGTACCTTGCAATCTATTCACACTCTGAAATGTTCCCCTTTAGGCATTTTTCAGGGACTTAGGAATTTCATGTTACTTGGTGATTTCTAACTCTGGCAATCGTTTTGACTGACAGGCAGGAGCAGGACTATTCTCATAGCTCAGATGTGGCAGTTCGAGGAAGCAGTGGTTTCAAGCTTCAATTCTATCCCAAATTAAACGTGAGGAATATTACACAAGAATGGGTTCAAGAGACCTTGATGCTGTTCTATCTCAAAACTGCCAACAATGTCACAAATAACATCTATATGGGAAGCACTCTATTGGCTGGAAATGTACAAGATGGTCTCTCTGAAGATCGCAGGGGTTTGAACTACCCTTACTTGCAGAACCTGAGAGATCGTGTATCATCCAAATCAATGAATAGACATGGTGATGATTGAGAACTGGTCAGGCATAGGATGGTAAATCAGCCTGTGCAATCAGTGCCAGCTCCAATAAGTGTTGTTAATGATAGTCCCAAGTGTTTGAGCATGCCTAGAGCCTCTAAGGTGGAGATTCCTTGGCGTGACTATGCACCAGCAGAGGATCCTTTGCTTGATAAACCTAATACAGAGGTAATTTTGGAGCTTGATGATGAAGTTCATGATGGTGATGACAACAAGGAGAAGAAACTTGTGGTAAAAAAGGTGGTTTCACCTTTGCCAACTAAAGCAGCCTTCTCTGAGGAATCTTTAAAAGCACGGAAGGCACTTGCTAGCATCTACGACAAAGTTTTGGTAGTTGACAATATCGAGTCAGCTAGGAGCATTGTTAAACTGCTCACTACAAAGTACAAGAGCTTTATTCATGCATGTCACACAGAGGTAAAAAGGAACCCTGCTTGGTTGCTTGATTTATTTGCTCCTATGGAGTGGTCAGGTTGTCCATCCTTATTCATCTAGGCAAAACCATTTGTTTCACAAAGACACAAAATGTTCCATTTTTTGTAAGTATTAGGTTTAGCTGAGTGATATCTTTTTACTGTGAGTTGTCATCTGTCATGAATTACTTTAGTGTTTGTTCCAATTCCATAGTTGTTACAAGAAACTTCTGATGGTGATAGATTTTAAATCCTGGGGCTCTGTATGCTGAACCATGTGTTTGGTATATGTTCCTCATTAATGTATCAAAACCTGCCAAAGGCAATGCATGAGTTGAAGTCA encodes:
- the LOC136478429 gene encoding DNA polymerase I B, mitochondrial-like isoform X5 — protein: MRRSVASMVVAQVAPGPLLRRHGSAAPPWLSSSSSFASPPPASSGCRRQEQDYSHSSDVAVRGSSGFKLQFYPKLNVRNITQEWVQETLMLFYLKTANNVTNNIYMGSTLLAGNVQDGLSEDRRGLNYPYLQNLRDRVSSKSMNRHGDD
- the LOC136478429 gene encoding DNA polymerase I B, mitochondrial-like isoform X2 — encoded protein: MVNQPVQSVPAPISVVNDSPKCLSMPRASKVEIPWRDYAPAEDPLLDKPNTEVILELDDEVHDGDDNKEKKLVVKKVVSPLPTKAAFSEESLKARKALASIYDKVLVVDNIESARSIVKLLTTKYKSFIHACHTEVADIDAKEKTPVGHGEVICFSIYSANSDVQAADFGHGKTCIWVDVLDGGRGVLMEFAPFFEDPSIKKVHDELILEGPSESAEVAKAIVVECVLLVA